TTCTTTCCTGGATATTCTTTTCATATCaacattttttatgtttttttttttatttccttttctcccaactatttcttttcttttatttcaacttttttttccctttccaaATAGTTGTTAAGGCTTTGTTTAATAAAACCATTTCCTATTAAGGAAAACTTTGCAATATCCCCAATTGACAATAACTagcaatttttctttttcttattattgGATTATCTTAACGTAAATCAATACTTCTCTGGTTATGACTTtccatatattatgtttcagtATCTTTTTTACTATTAAATAGACCCATCTAGAAATAAATTCTAGCTTTGCCATTGTAGTGTACGTGAGAGAGACTGAGCGAGGGGTTTAGGGTGATAAGAGAAATGAATAAGGCCAGaagtaaatttataaaaattatagatGGATACACATGCCAGCGATTTTTTAATTGGATGACACCATGACAATATCATTTAacgaaattttaatttttaatattatatttttttaaacgcTTATGTATGCACATTTCGTGATTTTATTAGTTGAAATGTAGTATGTCATAAAAAACTAATATTAGTATAATAAGTTATATATTATTGGTTTTttgggaaactgaaacatgtttttaataataacatCATTTGATTAGGATGAGTTTGATTATACATATGCTACATATATAGTTTTACTTTCTAAATAATGACACGATAAAATAGTGACCACCAAGGGATTTAGTGGTGAAAGATGTgttaatttataaacttttatttgtatACTATTagtaaatctttttattttttgattaatgtaATAAACTGTCAAACTTGATTGTTGTCAGAACAATAAAATGTAATATTGAAGCTGGTTATTGGTGggattttattaatttcaaaactattttgagaCGAAAATGAATGTTCATTTGTTACAAAGTTATCAAAAATGTTTATTAAAACTCAatagtttaaagtgtaaatatttaaaacatgtaactatatgaaaataattaattaaactaattaattaaaaattatatattatacttagtttatcttctctttttatttaatatacacTTAATCATTAAAAACTTAATGCATCAAGTCAAAtttcatgattatttttttatttagcaaacaaaaataactggtgattacctattttttatttaatacatataaatgttatcaatacattcaaacacttaatacattcagtacttaataattaaaaaaaaagctctTAATCTTTATTAGTCTAACATAAACaaattacgagtaatatattaattctaattttaatattttcctTATGTGATTTGAAGTACACGTGATTATCACGTGCTATCAGTCGGCCTATATGGCTCCATCAAACCTCCGTTATAAACACAACCACAGTGGCCGATTAAAAGCAAGCACAAAAACCAAAATccctaaaaacacacacatcagtcatcaaactaaaaaaagaattaaataataaaaaagcgATCGAGGTCAATATGGGAGTTGAGAAGGAAGTAATCCGACCCGGAAACGGCCCTAAACCCGCACCCGGTCAAAATGTCACCGTTCACTGCACTGGATTTGGTATTATATtcctatcttttttttattttatttttctccctaattttaaaaccctaatttactTAATACTTACTATCTGTTTCATTaatttaagtttaattatacattttaaataCTAGTAGCTAATGATcttttaaactcatttcattttaaGTGGTTGTTTGTAGATTTAGGAAAACTGGATATTTGAATCAAAAACatgatttgcatatatatatatatatatgtatatatcggAGTATGTGAGTAAGTAAATTAGATTGCTTTAATAAGCAGTTTGAGAGTTGCTTATTTCAAGCTGCCTGTTCAAATGAATGTCGTAAGAAATTTGTCGCTTAAAAAAAGTAAGCAACTTTAAAAATCATAAAGACAAGTGATCGGAGTATCGAAACACAATAAAGCACAACAAATAATTTGGCAATCTCAATCTCAATTGAATATTTTTGGGTACATTACACCGGCtacatgtatatacatataaaatccGATTCTTTAGCTAATATTTGTAAGAAACATGATAGATATATATCTTCCTGAATATCGAGAGTAAATTTTAGTAGTAACAATCATATGGATACATAAATATACAACTAAACAGAGTTTCCTAGACATATCTTTGgtttttgtttagtttattaACAATATTCGGAGCTCATAGTATTATAACGGATATAAAAAAGAGTGTCGGCTTTTTGGGATATGGTTAGAATTCTAATCCTAACAAGAACTAATTATTGATGTATTATAACTATTAAATAATTATGATCGGATGATCATAAATGATTAGTTTACAATCAAACACCCCCTATGTTTATATGGTTACCAAAATGTTCTGTTCTGATTTGTGCTTTTTAAttgtggttttcagggaagaatGGTGATCTTTCTAAAAAATTCTGGAGGTTAGAACTGTTGtagatttggtttttttttttcttgtttctatTACCGATTTCATCtagtttttttaatgatttgttTTTTGGTAATGTAGTACAAAAGATCCAGGACAGGAGCCATTCACCTTCAAAATTGGTCAAGGCCAAGTTATCAAAGGTAATATATTGTTGAGGGTGTGTATCCTGTTAAGCGGTGATTATCTGATGTTACTGAAATGACCATTATGTTGTTTCTAATTCACCTTTTCTGGTGAAATGCCTCCAAAAAACAGTTAGTTCACTTTTCATTTGGGGTTATCAAATCGAGTCATCTCACTATAAGGTATCTAGTGTTGAGaaatatttttgtaagattttaatATGAAGTTAAATCTTATAAGTAGTTATATCAATGTCAAAGATACCCATCCCATCATGAGTAGGGTATGGGGAAACTTTATAAGTAGTTGTTGGTTGCAAAATATGTGTTGCATGCAAGAGTAAGAATAAGTTGAACTATCTAATTAGCTTTTTTTGGGTTTGGTACTTTTTTCTCTTGGATGTTGATACTACATTACGAGTAAGTTATATGCTCATGAGTTAATTGGGTGGTAAGTTGTAATCTTGTATTGATTGGTTGAACTATTATTTGGTTTCAAATTTAgtctttgattttttatatagtttagaCATGGGTTTTCGTAAGAATTCAACGTTGAGCACTAATGGGTTGTTAAAGCTCTGATTTTTGGATGTTAAAGAAGATTCTCACTTTGAACAATATGGGTGGGTTGAACTGTTATTTGGTTCTGAATTTagtcttttatttttgatatggaTTAGAGTTTAGACAAATGGGTTTTCGCAAGAATACAATGTTGAGCACTAATGGGTTATTAAAGCTCTGATTTTTGAATGTTTAATAAGGTTCTCACTTTAAACAATATGGATGGGTTGGTTgaagtatatttttattgtatgtattATTGAATCTCTGTCCCAAATTCTTGTCGATTTGTATATTAAAGTTGTATGAAGTTCAAGTTCGTTACTTAGAATCAAGGTTTGCGATGTAGGCATGAGATCTTGACGTAGAGTTAGAGTTAGAGCTATATGTTATGATTAATGGTTTTAGAACTTTAGCTACATAAGAGCCTAGTTATCATATACAACTACAACATGAAAGTGCATAGTTGAGTGGCGAATGCTTGATAATTTTAAAACTGTCGTGCTATCATAGTATCATGCTGTGTAGTCAATTTCGGTGATTTCAGTTAgtttacatgtttttttcttgattctAACAATCTAACTTGCCATACACTGCAGGTTGGGATGAAGGTGTTTTGGGAATGCAATTGGGAGAAGTTGCTAGGCTAAGGGTATACGCACGGATTTGCTATCCATTCATATACTttactttttcatattttcCTATTGGCATTTGCTGCAACAATCATTTGTTGTAATATTACAACAAAGATAATAACTTATTCATTATAATTACGATTTTACAGTGCTCACCTGACTACGCTTATGGTGCCGGCGGATTTCCTGCATGGGGCATCCAGCCAAACTCAACTTTGGTGTTTGAGATTGAAGTTCTCCGAGCACAGTAGAATGGTGCTTTCTCAGAGCAAATGGCGTATGAGTtcttgatatggtactactcaAGTGCTTAAAAATGTGTGAAACTATCATAAACTTTAAAACCTGTCGGAACTTGTTATGACTTGTAAGGATCTACTATGCTTACCATGATTGTTTCCTGAGTAGTTAACATATGTGTGCTTTATCTGAGAGTTTTCAGAAGGGAAAAGTTATTAGCTGTGGAAATAAAAAGTGTTCTCTGCCAATGGAAGTTTTTATTGCATGATTTATTAGCGCCACAAGatttttcttaatgaatttttGCATTGAAGCCAAGTTAAATAAAGTAGGATAagcttcttatttttttaatgccACCTGAAACTTGCTCTAGAAAAGCTTTTAGAAATTAATACAGTGTTCCTACAATCCTACCCAACTTCACACTTGAAACTAATCACAAAAAATTTAAGTAGTCAACCGAAAGAGTATTCTTTATTTTTAGACCCATAAGCCTTAGTCCAATATATTCCACAATATAATTACCTAAAACTACAGGAGGTCTCTCCTTATATTTTATTGAATTAGGCGATGATTTATTTTTTGGCATATAAAGTACACATCTTTTTTGGCATGATAAGTACAAAGTTGAAGCAAATAACAAATGGACTTGTTATTAGGGTTGAAAACCAATACTCAGAACCCTGTATCTACTAGACTTCCTAAGCAAAAAGACAAATTTAACTCGGCAATTATCTCCCATCTTTTTAAAACATCTCGAGTCCGAAGCTTTTCTTTAGTAGACAGCCCAAGAATGAACGCATGTGAGGTATGTTCAGTGAGAACTGAACCAGATTGGACGATGGAACATCATCCCTTTTCTTGATCAACAATTTTCATTCCTATTGAACTCCCACTTTTATCTTTCTAccttattttatcttttaccCAATCTTTCTGATCGCAAAGCTGACCTTGAATGATATTAAATAGCTTTCTATGCAATTCAAGTGGCCTTACAATCCAACCGGACTACTGGAGCCTAGATCAGTAAATAGTTCTATTGGAGACCATTTTACAAGAGATGTCCCACACCATGCCAAATTGCCAATTATCAAACCATAAAGAGGCATTACATATACAATCTAATTTCTTATTTGATTCCTGATTGAATTCAGTTTTCTCCAACTCCCAAGAGGGGTTACAGCCAATGGTAACTTCCCATAAATTTTGGcaccttaaaaataattaaataagggTGAACCCATAAAGAAACCATTACAGCCCACCAGTGGTAAGCGGACTGCCTCTCACAAAAGTGATCAACGTTCGATCCTAATCCGGGTAAACATATTGTAATGGCTGAAACCGTCAACGAGCAAAACGCTTGGTTAGCCCACTACATCCGACTTGAAATGGCTCACCATCTATAACATGCAAAGCCTCCTCCATTTACCTACTTCATCCGTAAGGCATTTTTTTAATAGCAATATCCGTAAGGCATTTTTTTAATAGCAATAATAATCCATGCTCGTATGGAGAGCTGAGAACCATGTTCCAGACCTCTGAATATTTAATTCCCAAGGCTccctgttttttcttttttctttctatacaagccaaagtacttttttcgtccctgtggttttttaataagcatttttcatcctcgctgttaacttttggctaaaatcgtccctgtggtttgcatttcgtccctgcCGTTAGAACTTTACCGTTAAaccctcacatgcaagtcacgtgaggggcattttcgtcTTTTCATAAAGTTAAGTGCAAAAAagtccctgtggtttatcgtttttgcatttttcgtcCTCGTCGTTAACAATTtcaggaaaaaatttcaaaaaaaaacaaacaaaaattaccgTACCAATTTAatctaaacaaaacaaaaacctatatacctATATTTGAGGATATGctcaatcactttcaaatgcaaccacgtacatacaatattttaaataccggtagtaTACCCGTAATACCGGTATCGGAAGATACCCCGCTACAACTATTTCTGATATTTTCGGTATTACCGTTCCGTTACTTCCGGtattcacactttttattttttgaattttttaaaaattatttttacaatactttaatgttattttttgtaatttgttataaagtacctatttgtttttatttttttgagtgaattctaattatattttgactatttttcgTTATATTGTAGTAACttttataacatttaaaaaaaaaaaaattaaattagttgTATCGGCCAGTATTAAATTAGATCCtcatatgtaggtatatatataggtttttgatttgagtttgttttaatttttgattaaatttttgtttgaaagtttgttaaattcaaggatgaaaaatgcaaaaatgacaaaccataaggacgaatttTGTACTTAACCATAGGAACAAATAGGTAAGAAGACATATATGCTCCTCACGTGCAAGGAacgtgagggggttaacggacCCAAGGACGAAatgtaaaccacagggacgattttagccaaaaattaATGGCGAGGATGTTAAGTGCTTATTCGAAAAACCACAAGGAGGAAAAAAGTACTTTggacttttatatatttattctatTGAATTACACACCTCATGTCAAGctacttttgttttgttcttAAATCAACTGGACATTGATAGTGTTGATGAGGTCTAGGGACCATTTGGATCTGTATGAGTTTTGGGTGTAAATGGGTCGATTTATCTAAGCTGTTTCATTAATGAATGGTATTCGAGTTGAGATATAGCTATTTCTTAATGGATAAtgttttagttgtatatagtAATCGACCTGACAACCGTTTCAGTATCTAAcgcttaaaaaatatatgtaaaattaaagTTGGACATGGCAACCTGTATGACCTATTTAGATAAATGTGTTGCAGGGTGTCTATGTTCGGTTTGGGTTGAGGTTGGGGTTTTTGACACTATTATCATATGGTTTGTGTTTGGGTGCAAACTTATGCTACTCAAACCATCAAGTTAATGTCTTTGCCTGTACCAGTCCAAAACACATTTTCTAAATACTCAACGGAAAGATCATCCGACTTTATTAGCACGATAGTTCACATAAAACACGAAAACACATCCAAAACGTTATCACCACATTACATTCTCACacaaactgaaaaaaaaaactcaaatcaAAATGTACCATAGACCACCAGACCGCTTTCAAATTGCAGTTCTAAGCATCGGCACAACCTATGAGAGACAAGAGCATGTCTTCATAATCTCCTCTAGTGTCCTTGGCAATTGCCTTGTCTAGAGGGACACTGTTCCTCCTCTGATACTCTTCTTTGATGGTTTTCATGTCAACCTCAGCTCGTGTAGCAACAACACGTGTGAGTGCACCTTCATCAGTTCCTGTTTTGTTGATTGATAGCCTGATTACCTTCTCAAAGTACTTC
The Erigeron canadensis isolate Cc75 chromosome 2, C_canadensis_v1, whole genome shotgun sequence DNA segment above includes these coding regions:
- the LOC122588695 gene encoding peptidyl-prolyl cis-trans isomerase FKBP12, giving the protein MGVEKEVIRPGNGPKPAPGQNVTVHCTGFGKNGDLSKKFWSTKDPGQEPFTFKIGQGQVIKGWDEGVLGMQLGEVARLRCSPDYAYGAGGFPAWGIQPNSTLVFEIEVLRAQ